One Salmo trutta chromosome 24, fSalTru1.1, whole genome shotgun sequence genomic region harbors:
- the rsph1 gene encoding radial spoke head 1 homolog → MSDVGSEDFDDDQGYLGEYEGDRNEAGERHGVGRAVLPNGDTYQGMYENGKRSGQGTYRFKNGARYIGEYYQNLKHGQGVFYYPDGSKYEGSWVDDQRQGHGLYTYPNQDTYEGEWLHHQRNGQGIYHYNDTGSRYMGTWVMGKMESAGEFIHLNHRYQGNFLNNNPSGPGKYVFEIGCEQHGEYLQVDQDRGDADEDDIVSTMVLKWKPKAVTGLSLWTPAKDPSSDGEGLASADQKGGSEPPTPET, encoded by the exons ATGTCAGATGTTGGATCAGAGGATTTTGATGATGATCAGGGTTACCTTGGG GAATATGAAGGGGACCGAAATgaagctggagagagacatggggtcGGGAGAGCTGTCCTACCCAATGGAGACACTTACCAAGGAATGTATGAAAACGGGAAAAGGTCTGGCCAG GGGACATACCGATTTAAGAATGGGGCCAGGTACATTGGAGAATATTACCAGAACCTGAAGCACGGACAGGGTGTCTTCTATTACCCAGATGGATCAAAATAtgaag gcaGCTGGGTTGATGACCAGCGCCAGGGCCATGGCCTCTACACATACCCCAACCAAGACACATATGAGGGAGAGTGGTTACACCATCAAAG AAATGGACAAGGTATATACCACTACAACGACACAGGTTCCAGGTACATGGGCACGTGGGTGATGGGcaagatggagtcagcaggagaatTCATCCACCTGAACCACAGATACCAGGGCAACTTCCTCAACAACAAT CCCTCAGGTCCAGGGAAGTATGTGTTTGAAATTGGCTGTGAGCAGCATGGAGAATACCTACAGGTGGATCAG GACAGAGGGGATGCCGATGAGGATGACATAGTATCCACCATGGTCCTGAAGTGGAAGCCCAAGGCTGTCACGGGCCTGTCCCTCTGGACCCCAGCCAAAGATCCATCCTCGG ACGGAGAAGGACTGGCCTCCGCAGACCAGAAAGGGGGATCCGAACCTCCCACTCCAGAGACCTGA
- the rrp1 gene encoding ribosomal RNA processing protein 1 homolog B isoform X2: MAPVQQEPEIQFAQRLASNEKPMRTKAIKKLRKYISVRSQKIQGGFEGDELLKLWKGLFYCLWMQDKPLLQEELSNQISGLMHSFQNIQSQFMFLETFLQTIKREWTGIDRLRMDKFFQLVRFVFRNTFEMMKRKEWETSVVSRFLELLTAQVLHSSSGAPCGLQFHILDIYMTELAAVGSAELTAAQNMTFIDPFCKTASKTKDRILLKAICSSIFSAIVDQAPFAIEDLLKEVKATGGGAEESDSGQASEEEELEKEPPKGKKTAKEPPKKTTGGQTNGTVSTEEDDDDDEDGLEDEDDDEMLHLESDSESEMPDDAGIGPVLQFDYSSLADRLFGLARRSNTPSHNRQRLYKVVKTLRDLSEGVFPQDEYPEEVSTDEDDDEMFGSRKRMKRGRGFGEQEEESSPAKKWKGKKKDSKARTSDQTAATDDSKPAEAPGDSYNKKKKKKKKKTGEVKTEEQNGVVVKAEEDTTPASAPQTTDSKEAETEPSIPAKGTDTRAALLKEKAKVTSMETGVQSGTPRDVVVGNLSSVTVTEVDQKKQSETPKPDATSSKKKNIKKSKTPAPKEEEVAEPAKSAPETATTTPSRRKNTKQEPEEQTTVEEVEMTLETVDETTATPPKKRRRRMRKKVTRTAEEAETDTTQVDLEPESTPAEEPPADLRIAATPLKKKKLKVAKAGEESTEGEMQPETEAGGVYRKDKVEPAYVATSTPLKKKKKKHAKAEEQSVEAEGETPPKAEANLTLIDTEVQTLEAATPTPLKKKKKRSSGRVAQEPETTTAEESVSEEQPTDADLDTPLKKGKRKKRKVPVVIEVEAEVNGVAGGKKAKLSNDSKELSTPVSAKKTKKMTPKKAGEESDFITFQNHATIPTPLFFKTTKGSPSTPLSSKKKKKCQTPKSESKKVTFGLNKNKTAEFRKTDRSLLVSPEGSSRVPFDPQQKPLFGVLKSPEAFLTKSTKKTKSTLKTTPKRPTAADFF, from the exons ATGGCGCCGGTACAACAAGAACCAGAGATCCAGTTCGCTCAAAGATTGGCATCTAATGAGAAGCCCATGCGAACAAAAGCCATCAAGAAGCTAAGAAAATATATTAGTGTTAGGTCACAGAAAATCCAAG GTGGGTTTGAAGGCGACGAGTTACTCAAACTATGGAAAGGACTCTTTTATTGCCTGTGGATGCAGGACAAGCCACTTCTTCAG GAGGAGCTGTCGAATCAGATCTCTGGCCTGATGCACAGCTTCCAGAACATCCAGAGCC AGTTCATGTTTCTGGAGACCTTCCTGCAGACCATCAAAAGAGAATGGACTGGCATTGACAGGCTTCGCATGGATAAGTTCTTCCAG CTGGTTCGTTTCGTGTTCAGGAACACTTTTGAGATGATGAAGAGGAAAGAATGGGAGACCAG TGTGGTGAGCAGGTTTCTGGAGCTCCTGACTGCCCAGGTCCTCCACAGCTCCAGCGGAGCTCCCTGTGGATTACAGTTCCACATACTGGACATCTATATGACCGAGCTGGCTGCAGTTGGCTCAGCTGAG CTCACAGCGGCTCAGAACATGACATTCATTGACCCTTTCTGCAAAACAGCATCTAAAACGAAAGA TCGGATCCTGCTCAAGGCTATCTGCAGCAGCATTTTCAGCGCCATCGTGGACCAGGCTCCCTTCGCCATCGAAGACCTGTTGAAGGAAGTGAAGGCTACAGGTGGAGGGGCTGAGGAGTCCGACTCGGGACAGGCTTCTGAAGAGGAGGAGTTAGAGAAGGAGCCCCCCAAGGGCAAAAAAACTGCAAAGGAACCCCCCAAGAAAACCACTGGTGGGCAGACCAACG GCACTGTATCAACtgaggaagatgatgatgatgatgaagatggtcTGGAGGATGAGGACGATGACGAAATGCTTCATCTGGAGAGTGACTCTGAGTCTGAGATGCCAGATGACGCGGGGATCGGACCTGTTCTCCAGTTTGACTACTCTAGCCTGGCAGACAGGCTGTTTGGGCTAGCCAGACGCAGCAACACCCCTAGCCACAACAGACAGAGACTGTACAAAGTCGTCAAGAC TCTCCGGGATCTCAGTGAAG gaGTCTTTCCACAGGATGAGTACCCAGAGGAGGTATCGacagatgaggatgatgatgaaatGTTTGGCAGCAGAAAGAGGATGAAACGGGGACGAGGCTTCGgggagcaggaggaagagagcTCACCAGCCAAGAAATGGAAAG GCAAGAAAAAAGACTCCAAAGCAAGAACTTCTGACCAGACTGCCGCAACAGATGACAGTAAACCAGCGGAGGCTCCCGGAGACTCATataacaagaagaagaagaagaagaagaagaagactggAGAGGTGAAGACCGAAGAGCAGAACGGGGTGGTGGTGAAGGCTGAGGAGGACACAACTCCTGCTTCTGCACCGCAGACGACAGACTCTAAAGAAGCAGAGACGGAGCCCTCTATCCCAGCCAAGGGCACTGATACGAGAGCGGCTCTCCTGAAGGAGAAGGCAAAGGTGACATCCATGGAGACAGGGGTCCAATCAGGAACTCCACGGGATGTAGTGGTAGGTAACCTATCATCTGTCACAGTCACGGAGGTAGACCAGAAGAAACAATCAGAGACTCCGAAACCAGACGCCACGTCTTCCAAGAAGAAAAATATCAAGAAGTCCAAAACGCCTGCACCGAAGGAGGAAGAGGTAGCAGAACCAGCCAAGTCTGCCCCTGAGACTGCTACTACCACCCCGAGCAGGAGGAAAAACACCAAGCAGGAGCCTGAGGAGCAGACAACCGTAGAGGAAGTTGAAATGACGTTAGAAACAGTAGACGAGACCACGGCCACCCCAccgaagaagaggaggaggaggatgaggaagaaggTTACACGGACCGCTGAGGAAGCTGAGACAGACACAACACAGGTGGACCTTGAACCAGAGTCTACACCAGCCGAGGAGCCTCCAGCTGACCTCCGCATCGCCGCCACTCCCCTGAAAAAGAAGAAACTAAAGGTGGCAAAGGCTGGAGAGGAGAGCACTGAGGGTGAAATGCAGCCAGAAACTGAAGCAGGTGGCGTCTACAGGAAGGACAAGGTGGAGCCAGCATATGTCGCTACATCAACCCCgctcaagaagaagaagaagaaacatgCCAAGGCTGAAGAACAGAGCGTGGAGGCCGAGGGTGAAACCCCGCCGAAAGCAGAGGCAAACCTCACACTGATCGACACTGAGGTACAGACGCTGGAGGCCGCCACACCTACCCCactcaagaagaagaagaagagaagctCTGGACGGGTAGCGCAGGAGCCAGAGACCACAACAGCGGAGGAGAGCGTTTCAGAGGAGCAGCCTACAGATGCTGACCTGGACACGCCCCTGAAGAaagggaagaggaagaagaggaaggtcCCGGTAGTGATAGAGGTTGAGGCTGAGGTCAACGGGGTGGCTGGAGGCAAGAAAGCCAAACTGAGCAAC GACAGCAAAGAGCTGTCCACGCCAGTGAGCGCCAAGAAAACCAAAAAAATGACGCCCAAGAAGGCAGGGGAGGAGTCGGACTTCATCACGTTCCAGAACCATGCCACCATCCCTACTCCCCTTTTCTTCAAGACCACCAAGGGAAGCCCCAGCACACCGCTATCCAGCAAGAAGAAG AAGAAGTGTCAGACTCCAAAGTCCGAATCCAAGAAGGTTACCTTCGGACTCAATAAAAACAAAACTGCAG AGTTCAGGAAGACTGACCGCAGCCTGCTGGTGAGTCCAGAGGGGTCGTCCCGAGTGCCCTTTGACCCCCAGCAGAAGCCCCTGTTTGGGGTCCTGAAATCTCCAGAGGCCTTTCTTACCAAAAGCACTAAGAAGACCAAAAGCACCCTGAAAACCACCCCCAAACGCCCCACTGCGGCTGACTTCTTCTAG
- the rrp1 gene encoding ribosomal RNA processing protein 1 homolog B isoform X1, giving the protein MAPVQQEPEIQFAQRLASNEKPMRTKAIKKLRKYISVRSQKIQGGFEGDELLKLWKGLFYCLWMQDKPLLQEELSNQISGLMHSFQNIQSQFMFLETFLQTIKREWTGIDRLRMDKFFQLVRFVFRNTFEMMKRKEWETSVVSRFLELLTAQVLHSSSGAPCGLQFHILDIYMTELAAVGSAELTAAQNMTFIDPFCKTASKTKDRILLKAICSSIFSAIVDQAPFAIEDLLKEVKATGGGAEESDSGQASEEEELEKEPPKGKKTAKEPPKKTTGGQTNGTVSTEEDDDDDEDGLEDEDDDEMLHLESDSESEMPDDAGIGPVLQFDYSSLADRLFGLARRSNTPSHNRQRLYKVVKTLRDLSEGVFPQDEYPEEVSTDEDDDEMFGSRKRMKRGRGFGEQEEESSPAKKWKGKKKDSKARTSDQTAATDDSKPAEAPGDSYNKKKKKKKKKTGEVKTEEQNGVVVKAEEDTTPASAPQTTDSKEAETEPSIPAKGTDTRAALLKEKAKVTSMETGVQSGTPRDVVVGNLSSVTVTEVDQKKQSETPKPDATSSKKKNIKKSKTPAPKEEEVAEPAKSAPETATTTPSRRKNTKQEPEEQTTVEEVEMTLETVDETTATPPKKRRRRMRKKVTRTAEEAETDTTQVDLEPESTPAEEPPADLRIAATPLKKKKLKVAKAGEESTEGEMQPETEAGGVYRKDKVEPAYVATSTPLKKKKKKHAKAEEQSVEAEGETPPKAEANLTLIDTEVQTLEAATPTPLKKKKKRSSGRVAQEPETTTAEESVSEEQPTDADLDTPLKKGKRKKRKVPVVIEVEAEVNGVAGGKKAKLSNDSKELSTPVSAKKTKKMTPKKAGEESDFITFQNHATIPTPLFFKTTKGSPSTPLSSKKKKKCQTPKSESKKVTFGLNKNKTAGSPEFRKTDRSLLVSPEGSSRVPFDPQQKPLFGVLKSPEAFLTKSTKKTKSTLKTTPKRPTAADFF; this is encoded by the exons ATGGCGCCGGTACAACAAGAACCAGAGATCCAGTTCGCTCAAAGATTGGCATCTAATGAGAAGCCCATGCGAACAAAAGCCATCAAGAAGCTAAGAAAATATATTAGTGTTAGGTCACAGAAAATCCAAG GTGGGTTTGAAGGCGACGAGTTACTCAAACTATGGAAAGGACTCTTTTATTGCCTGTGGATGCAGGACAAGCCACTTCTTCAG GAGGAGCTGTCGAATCAGATCTCTGGCCTGATGCACAGCTTCCAGAACATCCAGAGCC AGTTCATGTTTCTGGAGACCTTCCTGCAGACCATCAAAAGAGAATGGACTGGCATTGACAGGCTTCGCATGGATAAGTTCTTCCAG CTGGTTCGTTTCGTGTTCAGGAACACTTTTGAGATGATGAAGAGGAAAGAATGGGAGACCAG TGTGGTGAGCAGGTTTCTGGAGCTCCTGACTGCCCAGGTCCTCCACAGCTCCAGCGGAGCTCCCTGTGGATTACAGTTCCACATACTGGACATCTATATGACCGAGCTGGCTGCAGTTGGCTCAGCTGAG CTCACAGCGGCTCAGAACATGACATTCATTGACCCTTTCTGCAAAACAGCATCTAAAACGAAAGA TCGGATCCTGCTCAAGGCTATCTGCAGCAGCATTTTCAGCGCCATCGTGGACCAGGCTCCCTTCGCCATCGAAGACCTGTTGAAGGAAGTGAAGGCTACAGGTGGAGGGGCTGAGGAGTCCGACTCGGGACAGGCTTCTGAAGAGGAGGAGTTAGAGAAGGAGCCCCCCAAGGGCAAAAAAACTGCAAAGGAACCCCCCAAGAAAACCACTGGTGGGCAGACCAACG GCACTGTATCAACtgaggaagatgatgatgatgatgaagatggtcTGGAGGATGAGGACGATGACGAAATGCTTCATCTGGAGAGTGACTCTGAGTCTGAGATGCCAGATGACGCGGGGATCGGACCTGTTCTCCAGTTTGACTACTCTAGCCTGGCAGACAGGCTGTTTGGGCTAGCCAGACGCAGCAACACCCCTAGCCACAACAGACAGAGACTGTACAAAGTCGTCAAGAC TCTCCGGGATCTCAGTGAAG gaGTCTTTCCACAGGATGAGTACCCAGAGGAGGTATCGacagatgaggatgatgatgaaatGTTTGGCAGCAGAAAGAGGATGAAACGGGGACGAGGCTTCGgggagcaggaggaagagagcTCACCAGCCAAGAAATGGAAAG GCAAGAAAAAAGACTCCAAAGCAAGAACTTCTGACCAGACTGCCGCAACAGATGACAGTAAACCAGCGGAGGCTCCCGGAGACTCATataacaagaagaagaagaagaagaagaagaagactggAGAGGTGAAGACCGAAGAGCAGAACGGGGTGGTGGTGAAGGCTGAGGAGGACACAACTCCTGCTTCTGCACCGCAGACGACAGACTCTAAAGAAGCAGAGACGGAGCCCTCTATCCCAGCCAAGGGCACTGATACGAGAGCGGCTCTCCTGAAGGAGAAGGCAAAGGTGACATCCATGGAGACAGGGGTCCAATCAGGAACTCCACGGGATGTAGTGGTAGGTAACCTATCATCTGTCACAGTCACGGAGGTAGACCAGAAGAAACAATCAGAGACTCCGAAACCAGACGCCACGTCTTCCAAGAAGAAAAATATCAAGAAGTCCAAAACGCCTGCACCGAAGGAGGAAGAGGTAGCAGAACCAGCCAAGTCTGCCCCTGAGACTGCTACTACCACCCCGAGCAGGAGGAAAAACACCAAGCAGGAGCCTGAGGAGCAGACAACCGTAGAGGAAGTTGAAATGACGTTAGAAACAGTAGACGAGACCACGGCCACCCCAccgaagaagaggaggaggaggatgaggaagaaggTTACACGGACCGCTGAGGAAGCTGAGACAGACACAACACAGGTGGACCTTGAACCAGAGTCTACACCAGCCGAGGAGCCTCCAGCTGACCTCCGCATCGCCGCCACTCCCCTGAAAAAGAAGAAACTAAAGGTGGCAAAGGCTGGAGAGGAGAGCACTGAGGGTGAAATGCAGCCAGAAACTGAAGCAGGTGGCGTCTACAGGAAGGACAAGGTGGAGCCAGCATATGTCGCTACATCAACCCCgctcaagaagaagaagaagaaacatgCCAAGGCTGAAGAACAGAGCGTGGAGGCCGAGGGTGAAACCCCGCCGAAAGCAGAGGCAAACCTCACACTGATCGACACTGAGGTACAGACGCTGGAGGCCGCCACACCTACCCCactcaagaagaagaagaagagaagctCTGGACGGGTAGCGCAGGAGCCAGAGACCACAACAGCGGAGGAGAGCGTTTCAGAGGAGCAGCCTACAGATGCTGACCTGGACACGCCCCTGAAGAaagggaagaggaagaagaggaaggtcCCGGTAGTGATAGAGGTTGAGGCTGAGGTCAACGGGGTGGCTGGAGGCAAGAAAGCCAAACTGAGCAAC GACAGCAAAGAGCTGTCCACGCCAGTGAGCGCCAAGAAAACCAAAAAAATGACGCCCAAGAAGGCAGGGGAGGAGTCGGACTTCATCACGTTCCAGAACCATGCCACCATCCCTACTCCCCTTTTCTTCAAGACCACCAAGGGAAGCCCCAGCACACCGCTATCCAGCAAGAAGAAG AAGAAGTGTCAGACTCCAAAGTCCGAATCCAAGAAGGTTACCTTCGGACTCAATAAAAACAAAACTGCAG GATCCCCAGAGTTCAGGAAGACTGACCGCAGCCTGCTGGTGAGTCCAGAGGGGTCGTCCCGAGTGCCCTTTGACCCCCAGCAGAAGCCCCTGTTTGGGGTCCTGAAATCTCCAGAGGCCTTTCTTACCAAAAGCACTAAGAAGACCAAAAGCACCCTGAAAACCACCCCCAAACGCCCCACTGCGGCTGACTTCTTCTAG
- the rrp1 gene encoding ribosomal RNA processing protein 1 homolog A isoform X3, producing MAPVQQEPEIQFAQRLASNEKPMRTKAIKKLRKYISVRSQKIQGGFEGDELLKLWKGLFYCLWMQDKPLLQEELSNQISGLMHSFQNIQSQFMFLETFLQTIKREWTGIDRLRMDKFFQLVRFVFRNTFEMMKRKEWETSVVSRFLELLTAQVLHSSSGAPCGLQFHILDIYMTELAAVGSAELTAAQNMTFIDPFCKTASKTKDRILLKAICSSIFSAIVDQAPFAIEDLLKEVKATGGGAEESDSGQASEEEELEKEPPKGKKTAKEPPKKTTGGQTNGTVSTEEDDDDDEDGLEDEDDDEMLHLESDSESEMPDDAGIGPVLQFDYSSLADRLFGLARRSNTPSHNRQRLYKVVKTLRDLSEGVFPQDEYPEEVSTDEDDDEMFGSRKRMKRGRGFGEQEEESSPAKKWKGKKKDSKARTSDQTAATDDSKPAEAPGDSYNKKKKKKKKKTGEVKTEEQNGVVVKAEEDTTPASAPQTTDSKEAETEPSIPAKGTDTRAALLKEKAKVTSMETGVQSGTPRDVVVGNLSSVTVTEVDQKKQSETPKPDATSSKKKNIKKSKTPAPKEEEVAEPAKSAPETATTTPSRRKNTKQEPEEQTTVEEVEMTLETVDETTATPPKKRRRRMRKKVTRTAEEAETDTTQVDLEPESTPAEEPPADLRIAATPLKKKKLKVAKAGEESTEGEMQPETEAGGVYRKDKVEPAYVATSTPLKKKKKKHAKAEEQSVEAEGETPPKAEANLTLIDTEVQTLEAATPTPLKKKKKRSSGRVAQEPETTTAEESVSEEQPTDADLDTPLKKGKRKKRKVPVVIEVEAEVNGVAGGKKAKLSNDSKELSTPVSAKKTKKMTPKKAGEESDFITFQNHATIPTPLFFKTTKGSPSTPLSSKKKKKCQTPKSESKKVTFGLNKNKTAAHS from the exons ATGGCGCCGGTACAACAAGAACCAGAGATCCAGTTCGCTCAAAGATTGGCATCTAATGAGAAGCCCATGCGAACAAAAGCCATCAAGAAGCTAAGAAAATATATTAGTGTTAGGTCACAGAAAATCCAAG GTGGGTTTGAAGGCGACGAGTTACTCAAACTATGGAAAGGACTCTTTTATTGCCTGTGGATGCAGGACAAGCCACTTCTTCAG GAGGAGCTGTCGAATCAGATCTCTGGCCTGATGCACAGCTTCCAGAACATCCAGAGCC AGTTCATGTTTCTGGAGACCTTCCTGCAGACCATCAAAAGAGAATGGACTGGCATTGACAGGCTTCGCATGGATAAGTTCTTCCAG CTGGTTCGTTTCGTGTTCAGGAACACTTTTGAGATGATGAAGAGGAAAGAATGGGAGACCAG TGTGGTGAGCAGGTTTCTGGAGCTCCTGACTGCCCAGGTCCTCCACAGCTCCAGCGGAGCTCCCTGTGGATTACAGTTCCACATACTGGACATCTATATGACCGAGCTGGCTGCAGTTGGCTCAGCTGAG CTCACAGCGGCTCAGAACATGACATTCATTGACCCTTTCTGCAAAACAGCATCTAAAACGAAAGA TCGGATCCTGCTCAAGGCTATCTGCAGCAGCATTTTCAGCGCCATCGTGGACCAGGCTCCCTTCGCCATCGAAGACCTGTTGAAGGAAGTGAAGGCTACAGGTGGAGGGGCTGAGGAGTCCGACTCGGGACAGGCTTCTGAAGAGGAGGAGTTAGAGAAGGAGCCCCCCAAGGGCAAAAAAACTGCAAAGGAACCCCCCAAGAAAACCACTGGTGGGCAGACCAACG GCACTGTATCAACtgaggaagatgatgatgatgatgaagatggtcTGGAGGATGAGGACGATGACGAAATGCTTCATCTGGAGAGTGACTCTGAGTCTGAGATGCCAGATGACGCGGGGATCGGACCTGTTCTCCAGTTTGACTACTCTAGCCTGGCAGACAGGCTGTTTGGGCTAGCCAGACGCAGCAACACCCCTAGCCACAACAGACAGAGACTGTACAAAGTCGTCAAGAC TCTCCGGGATCTCAGTGAAG gaGTCTTTCCACAGGATGAGTACCCAGAGGAGGTATCGacagatgaggatgatgatgaaatGTTTGGCAGCAGAAAGAGGATGAAACGGGGACGAGGCTTCGgggagcaggaggaagagagcTCACCAGCCAAGAAATGGAAAG GCAAGAAAAAAGACTCCAAAGCAAGAACTTCTGACCAGACTGCCGCAACAGATGACAGTAAACCAGCGGAGGCTCCCGGAGACTCATataacaagaagaagaagaagaagaagaagaagactggAGAGGTGAAGACCGAAGAGCAGAACGGGGTGGTGGTGAAGGCTGAGGAGGACACAACTCCTGCTTCTGCACCGCAGACGACAGACTCTAAAGAAGCAGAGACGGAGCCCTCTATCCCAGCCAAGGGCACTGATACGAGAGCGGCTCTCCTGAAGGAGAAGGCAAAGGTGACATCCATGGAGACAGGGGTCCAATCAGGAACTCCACGGGATGTAGTGGTAGGTAACCTATCATCTGTCACAGTCACGGAGGTAGACCAGAAGAAACAATCAGAGACTCCGAAACCAGACGCCACGTCTTCCAAGAAGAAAAATATCAAGAAGTCCAAAACGCCTGCACCGAAGGAGGAAGAGGTAGCAGAACCAGCCAAGTCTGCCCCTGAGACTGCTACTACCACCCCGAGCAGGAGGAAAAACACCAAGCAGGAGCCTGAGGAGCAGACAACCGTAGAGGAAGTTGAAATGACGTTAGAAACAGTAGACGAGACCACGGCCACCCCAccgaagaagaggaggaggaggatgaggaagaaggTTACACGGACCGCTGAGGAAGCTGAGACAGACACAACACAGGTGGACCTTGAACCAGAGTCTACACCAGCCGAGGAGCCTCCAGCTGACCTCCGCATCGCCGCCACTCCCCTGAAAAAGAAGAAACTAAAGGTGGCAAAGGCTGGAGAGGAGAGCACTGAGGGTGAAATGCAGCCAGAAACTGAAGCAGGTGGCGTCTACAGGAAGGACAAGGTGGAGCCAGCATATGTCGCTACATCAACCCCgctcaagaagaagaagaagaaacatgCCAAGGCTGAAGAACAGAGCGTGGAGGCCGAGGGTGAAACCCCGCCGAAAGCAGAGGCAAACCTCACACTGATCGACACTGAGGTACAGACGCTGGAGGCCGCCACACCTACCCCactcaagaagaagaagaagagaagctCTGGACGGGTAGCGCAGGAGCCAGAGACCACAACAGCGGAGGAGAGCGTTTCAGAGGAGCAGCCTACAGATGCTGACCTGGACACGCCCCTGAAGAaagggaagaggaagaagaggaaggtcCCGGTAGTGATAGAGGTTGAGGCTGAGGTCAACGGGGTGGCTGGAGGCAAGAAAGCCAAACTGAGCAAC GACAGCAAAGAGCTGTCCACGCCAGTGAGCGCCAAGAAAACCAAAAAAATGACGCCCAAGAAGGCAGGGGAGGAGTCGGACTTCATCACGTTCCAGAACCATGCCACCATCCCTACTCCCCTTTTCTTCAAGACCACCAAGGGAAGCCCCAGCACACCGCTATCCAGCAAGAAGAAG AAGAAGTGTCAGACTCCAAAGTCCGAATCCAAGAAGGTTACCTTCGGACTCAATAAAAACAAAACTGCAG CCCATTCATGA